The Treponema sp. OMZ 790 genome includes the window TTAATTTTTCTATATCTTTTTGCATCGTCTGGTAGGTGCTTATTATTACGTCGGCTTCGGTATTGAACTTGCGCCTTGCTCCGTGATAAACGGCGACTTTAAGGGAGGGAGCAAATTTGGCTATTTCGTGTTCCCAGTTTGAAAGAAGGCTTGCAGGAGCTATAACCAAAAAAGGCTCCTCTGCTTCTTTTGAATTTTTAAAGGCCAGTATCAGGCTTATAATTTGTACGGTTTTGCCCAAGCCCATGTCATCGGCCAAAAGACAGCCGAAGCCGCTTTTGATATTTGCATAAAGCCAGCGGAACCCCTTTTCCTGATAGGGCCGCAATTCCGCATTTAAGTTTTGAGGAACGGGAATGTCATCTTGCCTGAAAATGCCGTCGATAATTTCTGCGGCCGGTTTGGAGCAGACTGCATTCCCCGAAAGAACCGCTTGAAGGGCTTCCCTCATGTCTGCCGGTTTTTCAAATGCCTTTAACATTTTGGCAACTTCTTCGGGGTCGAGCAAAAGGAACTGATCATTAAATTTTACCAAGCCCGATTTATTTAAAAAGAGCTTTTTAAATTCGTCTATGTCTATTACGGTGTCTCCAAGCATTACGGCCCGGTCATAGGAAAGAACGTCATCAAGGTTTAAAAACGAAACTACGTTTCCCGCTCCCTTTACGGATTTTACGCTTATGACGGGCTTGGGGGTCAAAACGTTTTTTAGGCTTTTAGGTAAAACTATGTCGATTCCGAACCGCTGCAAAAGTTTGGCCGCCCTTTGCAAAAAGAGGCCTGCTTCTTCGCGTGAGAGCATAATATTTTTTTTGACCGCAAGAATCGAAAGAGCCGGTAAGTAGGCCGAAAGGCTTGCCGGAAAGCGCAAAATATCGTCGGGGTTTTTGCTCCTCTTTGCTGCGATATTTAACTCGGTAAATGGAGCTTCCGCTTCGAGAGAAAAGGAAGATGCATCGCTTTCAAAGGATGTGCTTTCACCGGAGTTTTCTTTAGCCTTGCGCACAAGGGCGGAAAGCAAAAAGAACTCGTCTTCTTTTAGTGAGTCCAAAGTCAGGCGGTATTCATAGCCGCAATTGCTGTAATTTAAAACCGAAAGCCAAGAGTAAATTACCGTATCCAAATTCCGCTTGCCGGGAACGCTTATATCGATTCCTTCATTTGAAAAAAAGAGAGAGTCTATTTCTTTATCCTTGGTATAGGACTTACTCGGGAAAAATTTTAAAGATGCCGCATACTCGGTTAAAAGGGCTGTAAGTAAAAGTTCGGCACAGTAGAGCCTTCCCCATTTTTCGACCGGAAGAAAAAAGTCCTTTGTGAGGGAAGCTGCAAATTTAAGAATGTCGGCCTTTATTTCGGAAGAGGCAGAAAGGCTTTTCCAAAAGATAAAAAGTTTTTTGTTTTCGGTAAATACGGCAGGTATAAGTGCCGAGCTTTGGATGAGTTTTCCCGCAATGGCAAAGAGAGAAAAAAGAATTTTGACCGAGGGGCTCATCTCGTTTAAACTGCTTCTTGTTTTATAAAAATTTTGAGCCTGCAAAAGGGTTTGATTTATCTCTTGGTTTTCGCCTAATTTTATGCTTACCGTTAGAGGGCTTTTAGGCTCAAGCGGAAAGATTCTTTTTTGTTTTCGGATATTGTCGATGTTTATTTTTACCCTTGCAAACAAAAAAGGGTTTACCGATTTTTCTTTTTCGCCTTGCTTTTCTTGACTATAAAAGTTAAGCCCGTAATTTAAAACCGCCTTGTGATAAAATTCCGTAAGTTTTATTATAAAATCGCTCGATGTAAAATTGGGTTCAGGCGGAAGGATGCCGCTTATAAGCGGAAGATAGGATTCTCCAAGGCTGAATTTTAAAGGTGCTGTTAATTCGGGAGGAGACGCAGCTTCCCTGTTGCCAGATGAGTCTGAAGTGAGGCTTGCCTCAGTTAAAGTTTCATTTTTGCGGAGACTTAAAGGAACGGGATGCTCTTGGAGGAGGGTAAAGTTTCTCTCCTTTTCAGGACCAGCATTTTTGGAAGCGGCACCTTCGGGTATGTTTACCGAATCGAGATCGAAACCCGCAAGTTTAAACAAGAGGCGGGGGTCATGGTCTATTTCTTTGGCAAGCAAAAAAAGAACGGCTGCCATGTGCTTACAAGGATCTCCCGAATCGGGGCAGGTGCAGTCCCTTTCGATTAAATTCCAACGGGCAGGAATGAGCCTAACCTTCTTTTTCTTTAAGGCTTCGATTAGGGCAGGGCTCATAATTCCGGCTCGGAGGCCTGCGAGCTCAATAGGATGCTTTTCTAAGATTGAGCGGATTGCATTTTCATTTGTTTTTGAAAGAGGCGGAAATTTAAAATATACATGGTACCAAGGAACATAGTTCCCCTTAACCTTTGCTCCCGCCGTTTGTCCGTTTACTACAAGAGAATTTACCTTTCCGGTATTTGCATAAGTCTTCCCGCGAGACAATCTCCCCGAATCGTCGTAGGCCTTGAGCATCTCCAAAAACCATGCACCCCAGGGCGTTGTCCCATAACTTTGTCTTGCCATTGTCAAGGAGTATAGCAGAAGAAGGCCGGCTTTTCAATTGCGTATTAAAAACCTCTTCATAAAAGCCGACAGTTTATCAATGTGTGTTATTTGCAGAATAATTGATAAATTATTTTTTAAAATTTTACTATTTACTGCAAACTCTTCATACAATAATTATGAAAGGGGAAATTTTTCTTCTTTCAAATAATTTATGAGAGGTAAAAATGAAAAAACTTTTTAACATTACCCTCCGCAACGACTATGCTTTTAAGCGTGTCTTCGGAGTGGACGAAAACAAGGATGTCTTACAAGACTTGCTGGAATGTATTTTAGACATACCGCCTGAGACCATCGCCGGCTTGGAACTTCTGGATAAGGAGTTTCATAAGGATTCGATAAGCGATAAAACAGGTGTTTTAGATGTAAAATTACGCCTAAAGAACAACACAATTATCGATATAGAAATTCAAAACAGGTGGAACAGTGAGTTTGCTCAAAGAACTATCTTTTATTGGGCTAAAATGTATACTGAAAACTTAAAAACAGGTGAAGTGTATACAAAACTGCCTAAATGTATTACAATAAACATAGTGGGTGAAGGCTTTGATTTAAACAATCTCATTCACAGTGAGTATAATGTAGTCGAAAAGCACTTAAACAATAAACTTTCCGATGAGCTTGAAATCCACTTTTTAAACTTAGCCAAGATTAAGGAACAAGAAAATATTGAACAGGATGAGAAGAAAAAGAAACTTTATAACTGGCTGAGATTTATCGAAACTGATGATGAGGAGGTACGTAATATGCTGGCACAAGAATCACCCATGATGCGAAAAGCAAATACAACGATAGAAGTAATGGAAATGAGTCCAAAAGAAAAATGGCTATATGAAAACCGCATGAAATACGAACACGACAAGGCTTCTTGGAAACATGTGGGGTATCAAGAAGGTATTGAACAAAAAGCTATTGAAACTGCAAAAAACTTACTTGAAATGAACTTTCCTATTGAAAATATCGCAAAAGCCGTAGGATTAAGCATTACCGAGATAGAGAAACTATAATTATTAATTTTCCTAGACCTTTTCGTTTAAAAGTTGTATATTAGTAACATGAGTAAAAAAATAAAGTTCAATATTACGGGTATGACTTGCTCGGCTTGCTCTTCCCATGTTCAAAGAGCGGTCGAAAAGCTTGAAGGAATTGCCGAAGTACAGGTAAACCTTTTAACCAACAGCATGACTGTCAATTATGATGAAAATCTTTTGACTCCCGATAAGATTATAGAAGCGGTCGAAAGGGGCGGTTACGGAGCCACGCTCGCCGATAATTTACACAATTCTTCTTCAAACAAAAATCAGGCAGTGTCTGGCGGAAAGGTCTCCCGTTCATCTCAAAACGAGATAGCAAAACTTGAAAGCGAAAAAATAAAAAAAAGGCTCATTTGGTCTTTATGCTTTATGATTCCGCTTTTTTATGTGTCGATGGGGCACATGGCTTCTCTTCCTCTTCCTCATTTTTTGAACGGAATAGAAAACGCAATTCTTTTTAGTTTTACGCAGTTTTTGCTTGCCCTGCCTGTGCTGATTGTAAATAAAAAATTCTTTGTGGGAGGCTTTAAGGCCTTTTTAAACAAGGCTCCCAATATGGACTCCCTTGTCGCTGTCGGCTCCGGTGCTGCCGTCATTTACGGAATCTTTGCCATTTATAAGATGGCCTACGGAATGGGGCACGGCGATATGGAAACGGTAAGGCTTTTTTCCCATGATCTTTATTTTGAATCGGCTGCGATGATTTTAACCCTCGTAACCTTGGGCAAATTCCTTGAAGCTAATGCAAAGGGAAAAACTTCGCAGGCAATTACAAAGCTGATGAACCTTAGGCCTAAAACCGCCCTTGTTATCAGGAACGGTAAGGAAGAAGAAATTCCTGTCGAGGAAATTGTAAAGGGCGATTTTGTTTTAATCAAGCCCGGTTTTTCCATTCCCGTTGACGGAGTTGTGGTTGAGGGCAGTTCTTCGGTAGATGAGGCTGCAATTACAGGTGAAAGCCTCCCTGTCGAAAAGGCTGCAGGAGACAAGGTTGTAAGCGCTTCCATTAACCTTTCCGGAACCTTTACCTTTAAGGCTGAAAGGGTAGGCGATGACACAACCCTCTCCCAAATAATTGCCCTTGTAGAAGAAGCCTCGGCCTCAAAGGCTCCTGTTTCAAAATTAGCAGATAAGATAAGCAATTACTTTGTGCCTGCTGTTATCCTTATTGCGGTGATTACCCTTTTTGTCTGGCTCGCCGCAGGAGAGGGTTTTGAATTTGCTCTTTCGAGGGCTATTTCGGTGCTTGTAATTTCCTGCCCATGTGCCCTAGGTCTTGCAACCCCCACCGCCATTATGGCAGGAACAGGGAAGGGTGCCCGTCTCGGTATTTTAATCCGCTCGGCTGAGGCCCTTGAAACTGCCCATAAAACAAACACCGTAGTCTTGGACAAAACAGGAACTATAACCCAAGGCCGCCCCGATGTAATCGAGATTAAAAAAACCGCAAGTTTTAGCGAGGACGAAGTGCTCAAGTTTGCTTACAGCTTGGAAATTCTTTCAGAGCATCCTTTGGCAAATGCCGTTATAAAACAGGCAAAGGAAAAAGGCTTGGATGTTTTAAAAATTAAGGACTTTAAGGCTGAACACGGCTTGGGTATTTCGGGTATCGAAGAGGCTTCGGGGCTAAAAATATTTGCAGGTAATGAAAAGCTTTTCCAAAAAAATAATATCGAAATTTCCCATGCTGCATCAGAAATTGATGCTCTTGCAGAAAAAGGAGCAACTCCTCTTTTAATAGGTCTAAGCGGTGCTAAAGACGGAAGTTCTTCAGGAACCGATTCAGGTGCAAAGCTCATCGGAATTATAGCCGTGGCCGACAAAATTAAGGAAGGCAGCATCGAGGCTATTGCAGAGTTTAAGGCTATGGGCATAAAAACTATAATGCTGACAGGTGACAATAAAAAAACTGCAAATGCCATAAAGGCCCAAACAGGAGTCGACGGTTTTGCCGCCGAGCTTTTGCCTCAAAACAAAAAAAACGAAATCGAAAAATTACACCAAGCCGGTCTTAAAACGGCTATGATAGGCGACGGCATAAACGATGCTCCGGCCCTTATGACGGCCGATGTTGGGATCGCCATAGGCAACGGAACCGATATAGCGATTGAAAGTGCGGATATTATTTTGATGAATGACAGCCTGCAATCTGCGGTCGATTCGATTCAATTAAGCCGTGTTGTAATGCGCAATATAAAGGAAAATCTTTTTTGGGCACTCTTTTATAATTCTCTATGTATACCATTAGCGGCAGGAGTTTTTTATCCTGTCTTCGGCATAGTTTTAAGCCCGATGATTGCGGCTGCTGCAATGAGCTTGAGCTCGGTGTCGGTTGTAAGTAATGCCCTGCGCTTAAATTATTTTAAGCCCAAACGGAAACATAAAATAAACCGTAATGCAGAATCTTGCATAACGGAAGAAAATAAAATTAAGGAGAAAGAACTTATGAATACTGTATTAAAGGTAAACGGAATGCAGTGCCAACACTGTGTTTCCCATGTTAAGGAAGCCTTAACAAAGATTTCGGGGGTTTCTGCCGAAATAGATTTGGGCGCAAAAACTGCAACTATTTCACATCCTGAAAGCGTTGCAGTTGCAGATCTAAAAAAAGCTATTGAAGAAGCCGGATACACGGTAGAATAGCTTTAAAACTGTAACTTTTTTAAGGCTGTAATTTATTAAAAGAAAAAATCGGCCATGCCTAACTTCGGCCGATTTTTTTTAAGTTGCTTGAAACGCTTAAGACCGGCTAAGATACTGTCAGCTTTTACGGAAAAGGCTTATATTCGTTTACCATGCTTATCGCTGAAGAAACTTTTCGGCCTTCCGACATTTCTTGAGCTATATCCGTTGCTTTTTGAATTAAACCTGCATTGTCTGCAACGCCGTGTAAAATAACCTCATTTTCCGAAATATCTGCTTCTAGGAAGTATATTTGCAGTTTAAGATCAAAAGAGATATGATTTACTATTTTTTGAGCCAACAAAAGTTCTTTTACTCTCTTATCACCTAAAGCAGCTTCTTCTTTGCTTACGGTTTTTTCAAACCCGAATTTGATTATCTCGGCAGCTTGAGCAGGAGTTATGTGTCCTGTATTTATAACCAAATTGTATTCCGAGGAATCTTCATTTGCAGTATTAAAAAAGCTTTTATGAAATCCGTCGCGGTTATTGTCGCTTTCTTCCATTCTGGCTCTGGCATCTTTTTCGGGATAATTAAATTCCTTCATCAATCTCGAAATTCTTATATCATCGGCTGCAACTAACCGTACCGAATAAAGTCCGGGTACGTTCCTCAAAATTGCAAATCCTCCCCGCCCTATAAAAATACTGTTTCCTGAAGAAGCATGTTCATATACTGCTTCGCGCAGATAATCAAAGTAAGAGTCTCTTTCTCTCGATAGAGATGCCCAAAATCCGGGTTTGCGTTCATCATATTTTTTTAGCTGGGCATCCGAAATTCCTCTTGCAAGCAAATCCTTTTCCAATGACTTACGGTCAATAAAATTGTAATTTAAAAGCTTGGCCAGCTCAACCGCTGTTTCGTCGCCAAAGGAAGCGATCTTGCGTGAAATCGTTATAATTGCCATAAAAACCTCCTATTGCAATTAAATTCTCTTTATAATAGAATAACTCGAAATCCTTGATATGTCAAATGGAGAATTGCGATTTTTATGGAAAAGAATAATGAGATTATATGGAAGCCCGATTCCTCCAGAGAAATATTAAAAACAAGGGTCTTTACCGTATGCGAAAAAGACAGTATTTCTCCTGAAGGAGAAAAAAAGACCTTTATTTCTTTAAAAGCCCCGAGTTGGGTTATTGTTGTGCCTGTTTACCGGGATTCCTCCGGAGAAGATATGTTTGTGATGGTACAGCAGTGGCGGCATGGTTCGGAAAGCGTCTGCATAGAATTTCCCGGAGGTGTTGTCGATGAGGGAGAAAAGCCGGAAGAAGCGGCTTTAAGGGAACTGTTGGAAGAAACCGGCAGAACTCCTAAAAAAATAAAGTGTTTATCGGTTATGTCGCCTAATCCTGCAATAATGGAAAATACCTGCTCAATCTTTTTGGCTGAATTGGATGAAGCAGAAGGAAAACAAAACCTCGACGAAGACGAATTTTTAAATATTCTTAAAATCCCTGTTAAAAAAGTTATTCAAAATATGGGCAATCCTCCTTATACCCATGCAATCATGAATGCCGCCCTTTTTCTATACTTAAAAGAAAAACATTTTCACTGATATATCGGTGCACTGGTATATCAGTGA containing:
- a CDS encoding Rpn family recombination-promoting nuclease/putative transposase; translation: MKKLFNITLRNDYAFKRVFGVDENKDVLQDLLECILDIPPETIAGLELLDKEFHKDSISDKTGVLDVKLRLKNNTIIDIEIQNRWNSEFAQRTIFYWAKMYTENLKTGEVYTKLPKCITINIVGEGFDLNNLIHSEYNVVEKHLNNKLSDELEIHFLNLAKIKEQENIEQDEKKKKLYNWLRFIETDDEEVRNMLAQESPMMRKANTTIEVMEMSPKEKWLYENRMKYEHDKASWKHVGYQEGIEQKAIETAKNLLEMNFPIENIAKAVGLSITEIEKL
- a CDS encoding cytidylate kinase family protein, translated to MAIITISRKIASFGDETAVELAKLLNYNFIDRKSLEKDLLARGISDAQLKKYDERKPGFWASLSRERDSYFDYLREAVYEHASSGNSIFIGRGGFAILRNVPGLYSVRLVAADDIRISRLMKEFNYPEKDARARMEESDNNRDGFHKSFFNTANEDSSEYNLVINTGHITPAQAAEIIKFGFEKTVSKEEAALGDKRVKELLLAQKIVNHISFDLKLQIYFLEADISENEVILHGVADNAGLIQKATDIAQEMSEGRKVSSAISMVNEYKPFP
- a CDS encoding NUDIX hydrolase; this translates as MEKNNEIIWKPDSSREILKTRVFTVCEKDSISPEGEKKTFISLKAPSWVIVVPVYRDSSGEDMFVMVQQWRHGSESVCIEFPGGVVDEGEKPEEAALRELLEETGRTPKKIKCLSVMSPNPAIMENTCSIFLAELDEAEGKQNLDEDEFLNILKIPVKKVIQNMGNPPYTHAIMNAALFLYLKEKHFH
- a CDS encoding DEAD/DEAH box helicase, which translates into the protein MARQSYGTTPWGAWFLEMLKAYDDSGRLSRGKTYANTGKVNSLVVNGQTAGAKVKGNYVPWYHVYFKFPPLSKTNENAIRSILEKHPIELAGLRAGIMSPALIEALKKKKVRLIPARWNLIERDCTCPDSGDPCKHMAAVLFLLAKEIDHDPRLLFKLAGFDLDSVNIPEGAASKNAGPEKERNFTLLQEHPVPLSLRKNETLTEASLTSDSSGNREAASPPELTAPLKFSLGESYLPLISGILPPEPNFTSSDFIIKLTEFYHKAVLNYGLNFYSQEKQGEKEKSVNPFLFARVKINIDNIRKQKRIFPLEPKSPLTVSIKLGENQEINQTLLQAQNFYKTRSSLNEMSPSVKILFSLFAIAGKLIQSSALIPAVFTENKKLFIFWKSLSASSEIKADILKFAASLTKDFFLPVEKWGRLYCAELLLTALLTEYAASLKFFPSKSYTKDKEIDSLFFSNEGIDISVPGKRNLDTVIYSWLSVLNYSNCGYEYRLTLDSLKEDEFFLLSALVRKAKENSGESTSFESDASSFSLEAEAPFTELNIAAKRSKNPDDILRFPASLSAYLPALSILAVKKNIMLSREEAGLFLQRAAKLLQRFGIDIVLPKSLKNVLTPKPVISVKSVKGAGNVVSFLNLDDVLSYDRAVMLGDTVIDIDEFKKLFLNKSGLVKFNDQFLLLDPEEVAKMLKAFEKPADMREALQAVLSGNAVCSKPAAEIIDGIFRQDDIPVPQNLNAELRPYQEKGFRWLYANIKSGFGCLLADDMGLGKTVQIISLILAFKNSKEAEEPFLVIAPASLLSNWEHEIAKFAPSLKVAVYHGARRKFNTEADVIISTYQTMQKDIEKLKDKKVFCIILDEAQAIKNSGTKKAHAVKAIQAKGRIALTGTPVENNLEDMRSIFDFFLPGYLGSADEFRKKWRIPIELHNSEIEADDLKKITSPFLLRRLKTDPKVISDLPDKIITNQYCNLTPEQLAIYENLVETELHKVMGAETKIERQAYVLKLLTALKQVCNHPRAYDKETPSEMKHSGKVTALIELLSEIISSGEKAIIFSQYVGTLDILKTVIQKELGTEALLLHGQMPASKRKKAVEVFQTDPAYRIFLISLKAGGTGLNLTAANRVIHFDLWYNPAVEDQATDRAFRIGQTKNVFVHRFICSGTFEEKVDEMIQKKREISGMSISSGETWISKLSNEELAGLFKK
- a CDS encoding heavy metal translocating P-type ATPase, coding for MSKKIKFNITGMTCSACSSHVQRAVEKLEGIAEVQVNLLTNSMTVNYDENLLTPDKIIEAVERGGYGATLADNLHNSSSNKNQAVSGGKVSRSSQNEIAKLESEKIKKRLIWSLCFMIPLFYVSMGHMASLPLPHFLNGIENAILFSFTQFLLALPVLIVNKKFFVGGFKAFLNKAPNMDSLVAVGSGAAVIYGIFAIYKMAYGMGHGDMETVRLFSHDLYFESAAMILTLVTLGKFLEANAKGKTSQAITKLMNLRPKTALVIRNGKEEEIPVEEIVKGDFVLIKPGFSIPVDGVVVEGSSSVDEAAITGESLPVEKAAGDKVVSASINLSGTFTFKAERVGDDTTLSQIIALVEEASASKAPVSKLADKISNYFVPAVILIAVITLFVWLAAGEGFEFALSRAISVLVISCPCALGLATPTAIMAGTGKGARLGILIRSAEALETAHKTNTVVLDKTGTITQGRPDVIEIKKTASFSEDEVLKFAYSLEILSEHPLANAVIKQAKEKGLDVLKIKDFKAEHGLGISGIEEASGLKIFAGNEKLFQKNNIEISHAASEIDALAEKGATPLLIGLSGAKDGSSSGTDSGAKLIGIIAVADKIKEGSIEAIAEFKAMGIKTIMLTGDNKKTANAIKAQTGVDGFAAELLPQNKKNEIEKLHQAGLKTAMIGDGINDAPALMTADVGIAIGNGTDIAIESADIILMNDSLQSAVDSIQLSRVVMRNIKENLFWALFYNSLCIPLAAGVFYPVFGIVLSPMIAAAAMSLSSVSVVSNALRLNYFKPKRKHKINRNAESCITEENKIKEKELMNTVLKVNGMQCQHCVSHVKEALTKISGVSAEIDLGAKTATISHPESVAVADLKKAIEEAGYTVE